The DNA sequence TTTTGGGGTTAAGTATGTGTACGTCAGTAATATGTACTGGTGCTTTTCGAAAAATAATATTCTCGaaattttgcttgttactttgtatgcttaaattctcaaaaaacaaaaagagctatgaattaatctatactatatggtgcgaacgtcggttgtttttagGCCACAAGACCATTTAGCAATCCATGTATGTGGGGTGTATGTGCAGGGGTGTTTGTACCCTAAAAGTGTCTGCTTCCaactcatgccatccaaacctggtgataataatatttgagtaggggGACAATACGTGAGTGGAGATatttgagttcaaaggtcatctgggggtcaaatgaggtcattgcTGATTTAGATCAAGCGATGGGGAAATTGCTCTCCTTTGAAAaagtaaatttcaatgtcaaacattACCTGGTGATAATAATCTCTGCGTAAGGGAGCATCAGgtgagtgaaaatgttttgaggtcataggtcatctaGGAGTCAAATTTTGAATTATTGTTCGTATTGGGCTATAAGTTGGTGAACGTAAACCTGAAGAGGAGTAACAACGTAAAGAGCATAAAAGTATAAGAATTGGAATGGAACTATTGTAATGAATCCAACTGAGTCATCAGTATCTGGGAAAAAGTgcctgattttgaggtttgaaccaaccgaatctttgcacttaaaattattttgactatttttacaaaaagaaatatgaagttactcattgtgaacaaccatgtcccagcacatccctttttaaagggatttttttattCATGCCACTCCATGTAGAGATTAGCAACTATTGGACTAACCGGGAGCCCATCGCGGTACCAAATTTTTGTTGATACACTTGGCAGCGAAAGGAGAAGTATGTGGTAGTGAGAGCAAAAGCTAAAATCTCCATGACGTCGTCTACAGTTAATTTGGGTCTCTCATTCAGCGAGGCATCTTCAGTTAACCGGTGCCTAATAATCTCAAGGGATTCGCTAATGGGGGTGTTAGTGAACAGAGACACTACGTCGTGAGATATGAATTCCTctactgacaatcctgatgaacttgtttacGGGGTATAGGGGGATAATTAATTtcattccaataacactttcaagcATGTCAAAGTATGCGTCTGGccccacggatcccagaaatgtaatgtttgtgcttGTACGACCTATTGTTAAGAAGTTATGGGGAACAAGGTCACAGatcgatttgcttgttgtgtacGAGTccaaagtcaaagttgctccaattctTGTAAAGGTTGAGGCAATTATTGTGCGcctagcttaagggctggggtatgaacgtttggacagtatttattttgggacattagagcacatcagacatatcgaattgcattctgaatacgaagaatgtcattctgatatcaaataattttgatttttgaaattcgcaatttaatacacattttatggcaaatcattaaaattgatatttttgatatttaacagtacttgaagtaaactttataaatctgatgatttatacttaaagtgtatgtaggtgggatgaaaatccgacgatcaattgaaaattttgacctttcgtattgaagatatggatttttttcccaaaacacacacaaaaaattaggtctttttgggaaaaaatccatatcttcaatatgaaaggtcaaaattttcaattgaccgtcggcttttccttcctgctacatacagtttaagaatatatcattagatttatataatttaattcgaggactgttatatatttcaaaaatgaaaattatttgatatcagaaagacatgcttcgtattcagaatgcaattcgataggtctgaggtgctctcatgtcccacaaaaatactgtcgaaaagcaataaacgctcattttagatcccttaaacaagcacatatttctgaaatagaaccagtctattacatttcaagctatttcagTAATCACAGTTTTATTCAGGAATGAGGCAGGcgttgattttcattatctttactgattaaagccatattataacatttctgtaaaaatagattagtatttatatattttccataaaatgttagcttttactgtcaaatatgtccccttttaattttgagccgaacaagtgaggtaaagcatagaaaattggaatttactactagcgccaatgggtgttactcccgcggttgtgtaatacggtacgatcctctggggtgtgtgtatgtgtatcccgtacgtcgtgtacgtactgtgcatacgtgttcgactaatatttccatcgtaataataaaacgacggttccggcgttttattcaaaatctcggattttgacaaaactacaacacctaaagtcttgatttttacagAGTATCTTTATGCCtaatgtacattacaatcgtgtaaaaaccagaatataaaaaaaaatgagggcgttctcctcagcaaatgttataatatggctttaatttgaacTAAGAGTTTTTTCATTTCGTTCTAGAATTGCTGCTTTCATTTGATCCGCCATTTGAAATCCTCGTCGAAAAATTGTAAAACGTAACAATCGATAAGGGATTATCGGCACCTTAGGGTCAAGGTGGTAAATGAAGACTACGTCAGTTTTGCTTCTATCTCtgtgaacaaaaaaaaatataataataaaaataaatagttaATAGTATTTTGGCGACCATTTTGAAAACCGGTGTTTGACACACGCAAGAGTGTTTTCAAAGGGGGTATATCTATACAAATATAACGCTATACGGGGCACAAATTGAAAAATCAGGTCACATCCGTTCCATGAGGTAGCTAATCGTTACTTCGCCAATAATTCCACTATACGCTGACGAAGagatgtaataattggattaactaccatagcaacggtttttgaatataccgcgcagcactggtacgttcacgcggtacctctgcttgaaccatatcatgttgatcattcgcacctgtaagattactatctttgaaaagaccagtattgtattcaatctatgattgcagacatacatatgcgatgagtgcaacctgtttgtagtgtagcgcgatgtattcaaaaattgtttcacctattgctatggtagttaatccgattattacatcacttcgtcagcgtgaaatacagggtgtccccaaaacaACAGAacactcattgcgccctcttttactCATATAGCGTCCTCCTTTACTAACGTCTGATTTGTAATGCTTTGGCacaggaaaataaaataattaggtTCTTACTCTAAATTTCGCTGGCAAAAAAACCCGGATGTATACATAACTCCTCGTACAAATCCCTTCAACTGTTTGCATCCTGGATGATCAACGCTGGTATACGTCATGCTGGATAAGTCATCGTTATGCTTCTTGACGTACTCAAGTCGACAGAAATCACGGGGTGAAATTAATTTGGCAACAAACCCCCTGGTTACGTAAGTTGTATGCATTACTTGTATATTCTGTGTGCAATGATAGAAAAACAGGCAATataaaggggtggtgcaataattatgtgtacccccgggggggtgaattctcaaaatggtctgccaaaaatcgtttgccccccctttggccgtgccaaaaatctttgcccccctttcgacgtgccaaaaacctttgccccccttttgacgtgccaaaaatctttgcccccccttacatgcaagattttggggaacccgaatttaaaaccttaaattgtcttatcatataatgcgagcgcagcgagcaggaaattttgcatatttgaacgtgttcctaacgttttcctacgccttttagggcgtaatataaaatggtacccaaaatatctgtgccaaaattgcttgcccccctttcgacctgccaaaatcgcttgaccccccttttgacttgccaaaaatgcttgccccccccttttggcctgccaaaaatctttgccccctcccctataattcaccaccccgggggtacacataattattgcaccacccctaattggccaaaatgaatattgtgtcaaatttggaaccaatcaaggagggtattaataagatcatctgcaaatgttactttgaccataaatagtttaaagcctagtcataattggtcattgaaatgagcatttcaagttaacaACCAATCAGAAATCCTGTTAGATGACCAATAAGGCCCATGGGGTTAATTATGGGGGCATGCCGCAAACAAAATCTAGGCCTAAAAGTGTATAAAACAAATCAATGTTGTAATGGGGTTTTGTAACAATCTCACACATACATTCAATTTGTGCACACACATCCCATACCCCAATACCCCTTGTCAGTCACCTTATACAgcgtgtaacaataaaatttgtacaattgcattttgacttctcaggaacaAACTAAAAAAGTTAAAGCACAAAAttaatgttatatgcaatacaatcagtaatatcttggctaaaagaagaagTTTAGTTGGTCTCTTTACTagattgggttcaaaagttatgtccgattaattaaaccgtccagaaaacgtgttgggccacttttgccatgtttgtgcatatatcaagtttgaaccgcgtagatatacttatcgtgcattaaacatcaaagaactgacacaatagaattataagtggtgtttcttcgtaTTATTAACACCAACTTAGTAACaagtaatatgatatttctttaactctataaatgaagtcatgaaaattctttcaaattatcttatagataaagtaatttctcatatccctgagatatcattggtaaaattgagaacagtttttgcatccataagtacaaaacgataaaattttgaaattaagttcagctgggcttctagctgttctggggcgaccactattgccagcatttctgttaacaaatttctcatactttttacatacttctcatagttatatgtaattgtatgccttgatggaagacgtgatctTACTGATTGACCCCATgcgctaccgaatgtcacaaccataaaaatacgctcttccaacgagaattggggttgaagttgttgagctgcagccacgatttctagtaaatgaggttgttatttcagtgcttagttgtgactttcaaaaactcaagaagatattctattatgtaatcattcctaccacttcgaataccccattgtttaaaactacctattataagagcaccgtccaggctggtccatggttcaactctattcagtcacttttgtaacacttggacaaaagtggcccagtcagttttaagactaggttacataaatggccatatcttcacttgtataccatcgattttattggaacaaagcttatttGGAGGCTAAAGAAATTAcgttgatagacatataaatatcaaatcaAAACATAAGCGGCAtccttgtgtcattctattttcaaaattgtacaaattttattgttacaccctgtacgcCACAGATTATAGAAAATACCACATTCAAAATCGTCATTTATGTCGTCAAATTTAAGTCGTCATTTAACTCGTAACTTTTCAAAGCAATCAATTTTGAGTAAATTCGAGCGGAAATAagtaaaaattttgcatttttttaccaAGAATTCTCAAATTATGCTCTTAATGTGGTCCAAACACACATACgcggtgtcaacattggggaggatgattgtatggaccatcctcctTACCAAAAATATATATTGAGGGAATTTATCCCCCAGCCTCCGGGATTTACGCCTATGACCGAAGTCTTTCCGCTGCGCCACATGCCCTACGAGCGAAATTGCCTATTAAGTATAATATGTAATTACCAGGATTATTAATtacacttaagggaaggggtatgaacgtttggacagtatttattgtgggacattgcattctgaatacgaagaatgtccttctgatatcaaataatttttgaaattcgcaatgtaatacacattttatggcaaatcattaaaattgatattttgatatttaacagtacttgaagtaaactttataaatctgatgatttatacttaaagtgtatgtaggtgggatgaaaagccgacgatcaattgaaaatttggacctttcgtattgaagatatggattttttttccaaaacaccaacaaaaaagggtctttttgggaaaaactccatatcttcaatataaaaggtcaacattttcaattgatcgtcggcttttcctcccagctacatacactttaagaatatatcattagatttataaaatttatttcgaggactgttatatatcaaaatttgaaaaatatcaaattttaataatttgtcataaaatttgtattatatcgtaatttcaaaaatgaaaattatttgatatcagaaagacatgcttcatattcagaatgcaattcgatacgtctgaggtgctctcatgtcccacaaaaaatactgtcgaaaagccataaacgctcattctagatccctgtAAGTTGACCAAAAATGTACGTATTCATTTCCAAATATATATCAATAGCATGCTTTACCTCGTCTAGTTCTTCAATTACGTATTCTTTCACATCAGGATCCCAAACAGCTCTTATATGCAATGGAAGCAGGGCAGATATGGCTACATCGACAGGAGCGTCCACGGTCATATCTATTCGAATGCTGAATGAAATTAGACGAATTGTAAGTGTCTTAAgttttattaaaatataataacgatgagtaaaacatttttgataggTGAATTTACTAGCCATTCACATCAAGAGTTGAGACTGCAACCTGAACAGGGACCAGGGCCAGCACATCCTCCCTCTCAGCTACGACAACATCATCAAGTCATGTGACCCTAAAACACCAGCGGTCAAGTGACGACCACGGAATAAAGCAGTGGCTCCGAAGGCTCGTGGATGCAAGCCGCAGGCTACCACAGCTCTGAATGATATAGTCGTGAGACGTAAGTTAAAACTTTCTTATACTATGAATTTACTATTCttattaaaatacataagaacTTTTAGCATTTTGCAATCTAAAGAACGCTAGCACCATAATACTCGATCATGGGTCGGGGCAAACATGGGACATCTGGTTATGTACGAGTAGTTGCGTAAACATAAGTATACACAGACCTGAATAAAAGTGAGTGCAaacgatgtatctacgattagttGAAGTCGTTTGGGTGTTTAACACCATCGTTTATTTTTTACCGGATAAAACTCCATAGTGGGTACCCCCTCCCTTCGTAGTCGTACATACTTACATTTCCCCGCTGTTTTCTGGTGACTCCTTATAAGAAAGTGTAACATCCTGCCGGAGTAAATGAACACGAAACACATACTAATTATTAaattgcagtggcgtaccgtggccgctcctaccccggggggctgcagaaaattaaattttgccgccccttcccggcaacagcccgaaaaggttgaccctttttttcggtggtttgaaaaagtgaacacattttgatgtatagtaccattttttcaaaaatttttatactttttcaaatttgtccgccctttttatttactaattctttttgccgcccttcggttttgccgcccctgtttttgccgccccttcgtttttgccgccccctgcatTTACCCCGGGGCGCGATGAATTGTGATCAATAATTATAGCATTCATATATATCTAAATTTAGCGTTCTCCTGTTGCTTTAGAGCTATTAATATTCAACGGTATTCGTATGAAAATACATGCCATGTAGTAGCGGCGTGCCGCGGCGCCACATGAGGCATGGGGAATATCCCCACGCCAGAACTCTTACCCCCATGTCCtccagtaaaaacaaaaaattcgAAAAACTGACTTTTTACGACAATTTTGACCGGGAAAGAGCTCCTGGTGTATGAAGTAGAGATACATAGTTAATTTTCTGCGAAAAGTGCGCGGAAAAGTTCATTCTTCTATTCGAAAGAGGTAAGAGAGAATAAGGTACTCCTCTTCCAAAAACAAATCGCACATGAGACACAAAGTAGCACCAAGTGAAGTAACTGACTCCTCAAACAGAAGTAACAATGGAGAGACGAGAAGCATCTCATCATGCTAAtcgtcactatggaccacaatagcctcatcccaacgGCATAGTTCACTAACCTCAactaaacactcatagtgcaaaatttgacctcaagttgcagactatgagtttttgtacccaaattttcaaaggtcattcaatgaatgtacaaatgtattggggttaaagaactgtgccctgatagatgaacatgttgtggatcctagtgcgtGCTAATAATGCGAAAACAATGTGAATCAGACTCTGATGTGAATCCTGCGGTAGATATTCAGCAAAATGGGTGATTACTGAAACCAAACCGGAGTtagggtgactctaaaagcagagttCAGCCACTCTGCGATTCTATATCTAAAATGACTTCATATTGGGAGTCATATCATATAATTTTTTGACTTAGCTAAAGAGTCATCGTTGATTACTCTTGACACATTTGACTCCTGATGTGGAATCATTTTAGACACAGAGTCACGCAGTagctggactctgcttttagagtaACCCACACTCCACTCCATTCGAGAGTCATTATCAAATAACTGTCACGTCATGCACGACTCCAcaggtagagtcaattgactccacgggtagagtcaactgactctcttgcGACAATCAGGCgactcctttggagagtcagtgctagtttacccCCACTTTGAGAGGAaacacttgactccattctgccATCAGTGAACACTGGTAAAATAATTGCATATTTGGGGGAATCATTTGCCTGAATGCATTTTTTCACCATTACATCGATCTCATTACCTCTATCGtatttaggcaccagaaacaaattggttcgatctttggatcgaccatcgatgctgcttcgatgcttgttattaatgaactaacaactagtTAATccgaattaatgctaaatttatacttttcaatatcCATACACCAAAGatttatgttatcacaattaataatggtcaattaattgatttcataaataaaaaggatcaaccaagcatcgatggtcgatcgattgtttctattgccttacctTGTGAGTTTGATAATGATTCCAGTCGTCGTCTTGATATAGTTGATATGCACGCCTATTTACGGCAATTGCTTCTGCTTTAAGTTTAGCTCGTTGTTCGTTTGTGCTTCTCTGTGGTTTCAACTCTTCCTGTGGAACAtgtataaggggtggtgcaataattatgtgtatttctggggtgaattataggggggcaaagatttttggcaggccaaaagggggggcaagcatttttggcaggtcgaaaggggggtcaagcgattttggcaggtcgaaagggggggcaagcaattttggcacagatattttgggcactctttctatattacgccctaaaaaggcgtaggaaaacgttacgaacatgttcaaatatgcaaaatttcctgctcgctgcgctcgcattatatgttaagacaatttaaggttttaaattcgggttccccaaaatcttgcatgtgtaaggggggggggggcaaagcttttttggcacgtcaaaagggggggggcaaagattttttggcacggcgaaaggggggggcaaaggtttttggcacggccaaaggggcaagcaattttggcagaccattttgagaattcacccccggggtacacataattattgcaccacccctaagagaGGAAATAGGGTTGACAGCTGGCACAATTTTGCACAACAGCCAATACGactcccggagggggttctccttGGTTGAAGGTGGtggggatgtgccacagttttgggggtACCCTTTCAGCGATTTCTGTATATCGAtgcccagctaacacactacgttttcacgacattcgatgacgttggacttaggttgtcatttacgctgtaaatacgtaaatctgtgaactcgtattcgtaaTAAACATACCTTTGTTGCCATGACGTCGTCCGAAACTGTAAAAATTTGCCTTTTCGGTGGTATTTTTCAGCAGTTTCACGGGCAGAAAAAGTAATGGAACACAATTTATCTCCAGCTGCTGTAAGCGCGTGATGTGTTGAACTGGTACTATTTTCAGCGTAGATAAAATAACATTATACATGCTACACAAAGGCAACAGAATATATAAACAAAGTTGGCACTCTTATTGACGTAGAGACGTTACTTTATTTCATAAACAAAAACACTTTACATAAAACAAAAGTATCTATATTATAAGCAGGCCGACTTTCTCCCTCTTTCTGTCCAGAGCGAGAACCAAACCATTTAAAAAACAAACCATGCAAGAGCAGTAGTTGAACTTAATCTAAACCTATTGAATAACTCATTCCTCAAGAGATTAGCTCAGTACCAACCTAGACACAGCAGCACATTATTTTCATGAACATGTACCGGTTTACTTATTGCagtctatacatgtatatagattaGAAACATTAAGTGAGTGTGTGTCCTTAACTGGGGGATCCACAGCACTTGGGAAGTATGAAACGAcaaaggttatctgaggtcaaaggtcaggtcatattcaaagttgctccgatttggttgtaactcggggaaaataacaccagacacttggggagtatgaaaccccaagggtcatccaaggtcgaaggtcaggtcaaatttaaagttctcCGATCGggttgtaactcggggaaaataatcccagGCACTTGGGAGTATggaaccgcaaaggtcatccgtggtcgaatttaaagttgctccgattgggctgcaactctgggaaaataatccctgataTTTGGGGCGTATGGAACAACAAAGGTCAggacaaatttaaagttgctacAACCAGGCTGTAAACTTGCAGACAATAATCCgtaacacttggggagtattaAACCGTAAAGGTCGTCCGaggtcagatcaaatttaaagttgatccgattgggctgtaactcagggaaatgACCCCTTTTACATGACTGTACttcgggagtatg is a window from the Amphiura filiformis chromosome 12, Afil_fr2py, whole genome shotgun sequence genome containing:
- the LOC140165295 gene encoding stAR-related lipid transfer protein 5-like isoform X1 → MGENKEAGMIARITGFMRTQDDAQEELKPQRSTNEQRAKLKAEAIAVNRRAYQLYQDDDWNHYQTHKDVTLSYKESPENSGEIIRIDMTVDAPVDVAISALLPLHIRAVWDPDVKEYVIEELDENIQVMHTTYVTRGFVAKLISPRDFCRLEYVKKHNDDLSSMTYTSVDHPGCKQLKGFVRGVMYTSGFFCQRNLEDRSKTDVVFIYHLDPKVPIIPYRLLRFTIFRRGFQMADQMKAAILERNEKTLSSN
- the LOC140165295 gene encoding stAR-related lipid transfer protein 5-like isoform X2, translating into MATKEELKPQRSTNEQRAKLKAEAIAVNRRAYQLYQDDDWNHYQTHKDVTLSYKESPENSGEIIRIDMTVDAPVDVAISALLPLHIRAVWDPDVKEYVIEELDENIQVMHTTYVTRGFVAKLISPRDFCRLEYVKKHNDDLSSMTYTSVDHPGCKQLKGFVRGVMYTSGFFCQRNLEDRSKTDVVFIYHLDPKVPIIPYRLLRFTIFRRGFQMADQMKAAILERNEKTLSSN